A portion of the Deltaproteobacteria bacterium genome contains these proteins:
- a CDS encoding ATP-binding protein, whose protein sequence is MSMSQERYLEPAIAADLSDKMVLLGGPRQVGKTTLAEQVAARSSHALYLSWDRRTDRRQLMAAQWPTEPSCIVLDELHKYRRWKQWLKGEYDRHRRHHQFLVTGSARLDIFRRGGDSLQGRYHHYRLHPFSVAELTGPPHRITPMTPLPDASPVPTTILPQLLRYSGFPEPILAQSDRVHRRWQKERLERFVREDVRELEQIRDLSAMQLLTDLLPTRVGSLLSLNAIREDLEVSHRALTHWMEILERLYFSFRILPFYRRHSTGLKKMPKLYLWDWSLVPDPGARFENLVAAHLLKLCHYLEDTEGYATQLWYLRDLDKHEVDFLVTVNRRPWFAVEARLQDTVPSKTLRYFGERLAIPHLYQVVCEGTRHFVQDGVHVEPAPRFFSRLC, encoded by the coding sequence ATCTCCATGTCACAAGAACGGTACCTGGAACCCGCCATTGCCGCCGATTTGTCCGACAAAATGGTCTTGTTAGGCGGTCCGCGCCAGGTCGGCAAGACGACCTTAGCGGAGCAAGTGGCCGCTCGATCCTCGCATGCGTTGTATCTGAGCTGGGACCGGCGTACGGACCGTCGGCAATTGATGGCCGCCCAATGGCCCACGGAACCCTCATGCATTGTCCTGGATGAACTCCACAAATACCGACGTTGGAAACAATGGCTGAAAGGCGAGTACGACCGGCATCGTCGACACCATCAATTCCTCGTGACCGGGAGCGCTCGGCTCGATATCTTTCGCCGCGGCGGGGATTCCCTCCAAGGGCGGTATCACCACTACCGACTCCATCCCTTCAGCGTCGCCGAACTCACGGGACCGCCCCACCGGATCACCCCCATGACACCGCTCCCCGACGCCTCGCCGGTACCAACTACAATCCTGCCGCAGTTGCTCCGCTACAGCGGTTTCCCGGAACCGATCTTGGCCCAGAGCGATCGCGTGCATCGTCGCTGGCAAAAAGAGCGGTTGGAACGCTTCGTGCGCGAAGATGTGCGCGAGTTGGAACAGATCCGCGACCTCTCCGCAATGCAACTCTTGACCGACCTGCTGCCGACCCGGGTTGGAAGCCTCCTCTCACTCAACGCCATTCGGGAGGATCTCGAAGTGAGCCATCGCGCCCTCACGCACTGGATGGAGATCCTGGAACGCCTCTACTTCAGCTTCCGCATCCTCCCGTTTTATCGGCGCCATTCGACCGGCCTGAAGAAAATGCCGAAACTGTACCTCTGGGACTGGTCACTCGTACCCGATCCGGGGGCGCGCTTCGAAAATCTGGTCGCGGCCCATTTATTAAAACTCTGTCACTATCTGGAAGATACTGAGGGATACGCCACGCAACTCTGGTATCTGCGCGATCTCGACAAACACGAAGTCGACTTCTTGGTCACGGTGAATCGCCGACCGTGGTTCGCGGTCGAAGCACGACTGCAAGACACGGTGCCCTCCAAGACCTTGCGATATTTCGGCGAGCGACTCGCCATTCCGCACTTGTATCAAGTCGTCTGCGAAGGCACCCGACACTTCGTGCAAGACGGCGTGCACGTCGAGCCGGCACCCCGCTTCTTCAGCCGACTCTGCTAG
- a CDS encoding nucleotidyltransferase substrate binding protein, with translation MNQDLDIRWKQRFQNYQKAVKQLKFAVAVTNPDVLQKQGVIQCFEYTFELAWKTLQDFLSQRRGYDKTRGPRPVLEQAFQDAIITDGITWFKMLESRNLTAHLYDEAEVEKIYQQIVHNYAALFIALEQFFGAQP, from the coding sequence ATGAATCAGGATCTCGACATCCGTTGGAAACAGCGGTTTCAGAATTATCAGAAGGCGGTCAAGCAATTGAAGTTTGCCGTCGCGGTCACCAATCCGGACGTCCTGCAAAAGCAGGGCGTCATCCAGTGTTTTGAATATACCTTCGAGTTGGCGTGGAAAACGTTGCAGGATTTTTTGAGCCAGCGCCGTGGCTATGACAAGACGCGCGGGCCACGACCGGTTTTAGAACAGGCCTTTCAAGATGCCATCATCACCGACGGCATCACGTGGTTCAAGATGTTAGAAAGCCGCAACCTCACGGCGCATCTGTATGATGAGGCCGAGGTCGAAAAGATTTATCAGCAAATCGTTCACAACTACGCGGCGCTGTTCATTGCCCTCGAACAATTCTTTGGGGCACAGCCATGA
- a CDS encoding peptide chain release factor-like protein, producing MVPVPVSAEKTRALQARMDALGVSEAELDEHFVRSGGAGGQNVNKVATCVVLRHRPSGVQVKCQEARSQGLNRYYARQRLCERLEALRLGAASAEQQRIEKVRRQKRRRSRRAKAKMLAGKRHRAAIKGLRQRPLQD from the coding sequence ATGGTACCTGTCCCCGTATCAGCGGAAAAGACACGCGCGCTGCAGGCGCGGATGGACGCGCTTGGCGTAAGTGAAGCGGAGCTCGATGAACACTTCGTCCGTTCCGGCGGGGCCGGGGGACAGAACGTCAACAAGGTCGCGACGTGCGTGGTGTTGCGGCATCGGCCCAGTGGCGTGCAGGTCAAATGTCAGGAGGCACGCTCGCAGGGACTGAATCGCTATTATGCGCGGCAGCGTTTGTGCGAGCGGCTGGAGGCCCTGCGCCTCGGCGCGGCGAGTGCCGAACAGCAGCGGATCGAAAAGGTCCGTCGCCAGAAACGCCGCCGCTCCCGCCGCGCCAAGGCCAAGATGCTGGCCGGCAAACGGCATCGCGCGGCGATCAAGGGGCTGCGCCAGCGGCCGCTGCAGGACTAG
- a CDS encoding prolipoprotein diacylglyceryl transferase yields MKPILFTFALPWLGTIHISSFFFTIFAGAMLATLWVVRSCRSRGLSPVVGIDMGIIAMLASVVGSRVFHIIFEYPGYYWEHPWRVFDFLSGGFVSLGAFVCTVVAWVYYFKWKGLSAAEYFDCGARGCPIIDFFVRLGCLLIGCCYGRVTECPLHLRFPPGSTAFYFMKDAPLHATQVYFMINAVIMWLGIHWWAKRRQFPGQLTALFLIWYGASRFLIEFLRGDRDRGMYLEWLVPTGISTGQFFMLLSMGAGFVLWRHWRRAHTAGGRDAAR; encoded by the coding sequence ATGAAACCGATTCTCTTCACGTTCGCGCTCCCGTGGTTGGGTACGATCCACATCTCGTCCTTCTTTTTTACGATTTTTGCTGGCGCGATGCTGGCCACGTTGTGGGTCGTCCGCTCGTGTCGCAGCCGCGGCTTAAGTCCGGTGGTTGGGATCGACATGGGGATCATCGCGATGCTCGCGTCGGTGGTCGGTTCGCGCGTCTTTCATATCATCTTCGAATATCCCGGTTATTATTGGGAACACCCGTGGCGCGTGTTCGACTTTCTCTCCGGCGGCTTCGTCTCGCTCGGCGCGTTTGTGTGTACTGTCGTCGCGTGGGTCTATTACTTTAAATGGAAGGGCCTCTCGGCCGCAGAATACTTCGATTGCGGCGCACGCGGCTGCCCCATCATCGACTTTTTCGTTCGCTTGGGCTGTCTGCTGATCGGTTGCTGTTATGGCCGCGTGACCGAATGTCCGTTGCATCTCCGTTTTCCGCCTGGCTCCACGGCGTTCTATTTCATGAAAGACGCGCCGCTGCACGCGACGCAAGTCTACTTCATGATCAACGCCGTCATTATGTGGCTCGGGATCCATTGGTGGGCGAAGCGGCGGCAGTTCCCCGGCCAACTCACGGCGCTCTTTCTGATCTGGTACGGCGCCTCGCGGTTCCTGATCGAATTTCTGCGTGGGGATCGAGATCGCGGCATGTATCTCGAATGGCTGGTACCGACCGGGATCTCGACCGGCCAATTCTTCATGCTCCTCTCGATGGGCGCTGGTTTCGTGTTGTGGCGCCATTGGCGACGGGCGCACACGGCGGGAGGGCGCGATGCGGCGCGATGA
- the lspA gene encoding signal peptidase II produces the protein MTFKLRCIVLLAPLILLLDQWSKWSVRAEIPFGGVIPIWPGYFDLVHVQNTGAAFGMLAGAAAAWREPFFYLVSAVALTAIVVMLVRLRATERLTIFILSLLLGGVIGNLIDRALFGSVTDFVSLHWRDVVWSGTLFGWHWQLPLDWPAFNVADSAITVSMVLLAWQLLRGEGRTA, from the coding sequence ATGACATTCAAACTCCGCTGTATCGTATTGCTGGCGCCGCTGATTCTGCTGCTCGACCAGTGGTCGAAATGGTCCGTGCGGGCGGAGATTCCGTTCGGTGGTGTGATTCCGATCTGGCCCGGCTATTTCGACCTGGTCCATGTGCAGAACACCGGCGCGGCGTTCGGAATGTTGGCCGGCGCTGCGGCGGCGTGGCGCGAACCGTTTTTCTATCTCGTCTCGGCCGTCGCGCTCACCGCCATTGTCGTGATGCTCGTGCGATTGCGTGCGACGGAACGGCTCACGATTTTTATTTTGAGTCTGTTGTTGGGCGGCGTGATCGGCAATCTGATCGATCGCGCGCTCTTCGGATCGGTGACCGATTTCGTGTCGCTCCATTGGCGCGACGTCGTTTGGTCGGGCACGCTGTTCGGATGGCATTGGCAACTCCCGCTCGATTGGCCCGCGTTTAATGTCGCCGATAGCGCGATTACCGTGAGTATGGTCTTGTTGGCGTGGCAGCTGTTGCGCGGGGAAGGGCGGACCGCATGA
- a CDS encoding Smr/MutS family protein, with protein sequence MMQTLDLHGLRFEEAHEAVTRFVDRLYYQEAECGRIIHGFGVIAGALPQWLAAYPFVTRWARDLHNAGSTMVWVDAAR encoded by the coding sequence ATGATGCAGACCCTCGACCTCCATGGACTCCGTTTCGAAGAGGCGCATGAAGCCGTCACCCGCTTCGTCGATCGACTCTATTATCAGGAAGCGGAATGCGGTCGGATCATTCACGGGTTCGGTGTCATTGCCGGGGCATTGCCGCAATGGCTCGCCGCATATCCATTCGTGACCCGCTGGGCACGCGACCTCCACAACGCCGGCAGCACGATGGTGTGGGTCGATGCGGCGCGATAG
- a CDS encoding nucleotidyltransferase domain-containing protein → MIGGIADEHWQRIVAVFRKHPNITDVILYGSRAKGNFREGSDIDLAVKGTNIQSEQLTQIDMDYEDLYLPWQFDVRLYDTIRNEALKAHIDHVGISLLALPCG, encoded by the coding sequence ATGATCGGCGGCATCGCAGACGAGCATTGGCAACGCATCGTGGCCGTCTTTCGAAAACATCCCAATATCACCGACGTCATCCTGTACGGCTCGCGCGCGAAGGGAAACTTTCGTGAGGGCTCGGATATCGATCTCGCCGTCAAGGGCACCAATATTCAATCGGAACAGCTCACGCAGATCGATATGGATTACGAAGATCTCTACCTCCCGTGGCAATTCGATGTCCGCCTCTACGACACGATTCGGAACGAGGCACTGAAGGCCCATATCGACCACGTCGGCATCTCGCTGCTGGCACTGCCGTGCGGCTGA
- a CDS encoding CPBP family intramembrane metalloprotease — protein MRRDERPQRIVWQALGVSLVFALLTRLLLLVPWLRDYRALLFTLLGVYLPLWLLQRSGRPVDFLESDGASLRRALTVFLIVAAIVFPLYLVAAHGWQTSVVGLQWRSFIAPSWTDVVTQLVFVALPEEFFFRGYLQSTLDRVFRVPWRICGVRLGWAWILTAVIFAAAHSVVHLAWWHFAILFPGLLFGYLRARTGGLVAPILFHAACNIVAQVVGMSYGR, from the coding sequence ATGCGGCGCGATGAGCGGCCGCAACGGATCGTCTGGCAGGCGCTCGGCGTGAGCCTGGTTTTTGCGCTGCTGACGCGACTGCTGCTGTTGGTCCCGTGGCTGCGCGATTATCGCGCACTGCTGTTTACATTGCTCGGTGTTTATCTCCCGCTCTGGCTGTTGCAGCGGTCCGGCCGCCCAGTCGATTTTCTTGAATCGGACGGGGCCTCGCTACGACGCGCGTTGACGGTTTTTCTGATCGTCGCGGCGATCGTCTTTCCGCTCTATCTCGTGGCTGCGCACGGTTGGCAAACGAGTGTCGTGGGTCTCCAATGGCGCAGCTTCATTGCCCCGAGCTGGACCGACGTCGTCACACAGCTCGTGTTTGTCGCGCTGCCGGAGGAATTTTTCTTCCGTGGCTATCTGCAATCCACATTGGACCGCGTATTCCGCGTCCCGTGGCGGATCTGCGGCGTGCGGCTGGGCTGGGCGTGGATCCTGACCGCCGTGATCTTCGCCGCCGCGCACAGCGTTGTGCATTTGGCGTGGTGGCACTTCGCGATTCTATTCCCCGGCCTGCTGTTCGGCTATCTCCGCGCTCGCACCGGCGGCCTCGTCGCCCCGATCCTGTTCCATGCCGCGTGCAATATCGTCGCACAGGTCGTGGGGATGAGTTATGGCCGCTGA